A window of Nicotiana tabacum cultivar K326 chromosome 24, ASM71507v2, whole genome shotgun sequence contains these coding sequences:
- the LOC107771429 gene encoding uncharacterized protein LOC107771429, whose amino-acid sequence MYEKLIDVIDKPAKEVTDEDHDDATKIYHKYLKECLTTKCIILASMSSELQRKHQDMDPTAIIEHLKKMFDTQSRTARYHLSKALFGSKLTENSPVGPYVNHMIDLIKQLEKLGCKQGKEFSQDLIL is encoded by the coding sequence atgtATGAAAAGCTtattgatgtgatcgataagcctgcCAAGGAAGTCACAGATGAGGATCATGACGATGCCACCAAGATTTATCATAAATACTTGAAAGAATGTCTTACTACCAAATgcatcattctcgcttctatgagttctgaactCCAGAGGAAACATCAGGATATGGATCCAACTGCGATCATCGAACATCTTAAGAAGATGTTCGATACACAAAGTAGGACAGCTAGATACCATCTATCTAAGGCTTTATTTGGATCCAAATTGACTGAAAACTCTCCAGTTGGACCTTATGTCAATCATATGATTGATCTTATTAAACAACTTGAGAAGTTGGGGTGCAAACAGGGTAAAGAGTTTTCTCAAGATTTGATCTTGTAG